CTTCCATGGCTTTATTGGCAGTAGCCTTGCCATGCAAAATGTATATCGCATGATTGAAGCGGTGGCGCCAAGTAAAGCCACTGTATTTATCACCGGTGAAAGTGGTACCGGCAAGGAAGTATGTGCCGAAGCCATTCATAAGCAAGGTACCCGTGCCGACAAACCGTTTGTGGCAATTAACTGTGGCGCTATTCCTAAAGACCTCATGGAGAGCGAGATTTTTGGTCACGTTAAAGGCGCATTTACCGGTGCCTCGTCGATGCGTGCAGGCGCAGCTTCACAAGCTCATGGTGGAACCTTATTTCTTGATGAAATAGGCGAAATGGACATGGAGTTACAAACTAAGCTACTGCGCTTTGTGCAAACAGGCCGTTTTCAAAAAGTGGGTGGCAGCCAAGAAGAACAAGTGGATGTTAGGTTTTTGTGTGCCACCAACCGCGATCCATGGGAAGAGGTGCAAGCTGGCCGATTTAGAGAAGATCTTTATTATCGCTTGTATGTAGTGCCAATTCATTTACCGCCATTACGTGAAAGGGGATTAGATGTTCCCGGTATTGCGCAAAAGTTTCTGCGTCGTTACGCCAAGGAAGAGGGTAAGCAATTTCGCCGTTTCTCAAGTTTAACCGCTACGGTAATGAGTAATTATGATTGGCCGGGAAATGTACGTCAGTTGCAAAACGTTATTCGCAATATTTGTGTATTACACGATGGCAAAGAAGTGCTCGCTAGCCAGTTACCACCTCCGATAAACCAATTGGTTCCAGAAGGTGCGATTGGCAAAGATGGTCGACACCCAGAAGAAGTAGTTACTGAGGAACAAAGTGATACTGGCTTAAACGGCGCTAGCCAATATCAAATTCAACCGCTGTGGATTACTGAGAAAGAAGCCATCGAACATGCGATAGACCATTGCGATGGTAATATTCCTAAAGCTGCAGAATTGTTGGACGTAAGTCCTTCTACTATCTATCGCAAAAAGCAATCATGGGAAGAAGCCGAAGCAAGCTAGGTTTGCTTTTACCAAGATGCAAAAAGGCCCTGTTTAGCAGGGCTTTTTACTTTAGGCTTGTTTGAGTTTGTTATTAGGTTTACTCGATTTTTTACTGGCGATGTTAAGTAAACGGCGAAAGGTAGGGCATTCGAAATGATTGGCTGCTTTGCATTTTGCACTGTGTCTTAAGCCATCACGCATAGTAGTGAGCGCTTTGATCGTTTTGTCTAATTCATCGGCTTTGGCATTTAGCTTGGCTCGGTCTACTTGCGCTCCAGTTGATGTGAGCATCGGTTTTATTTCAAGTA
The Agarivorans aestuarii DNA segment above includes these coding regions:
- a CDS encoding sigma-54-dependent transcriptional regulator, translating into MGSELTASVLLVEDSETLAATYQAYLSKENLKLARVATGGAAIEFLSKQSPQVMLLDLNLPDMGGMQVLEWMVERSLPTSVIIITAYGSVDIAVDSMRLGVVDFIEKPFDASRLKVTVNNALNLHKLKSLVENYQADAGRDSFHGFIGSSLAMQNVYRMIEAVAPSKATVFITGESGTGKEVCAEAIHKQGTRADKPFVAINCGAIPKDLMESEIFGHVKGAFTGASSMRAGAASQAHGGTLFLDEIGEMDMELQTKLLRFVQTGRFQKVGGSQEEQVDVRFLCATNRDPWEEVQAGRFREDLYYRLYVVPIHLPPLRERGLDVPGIAQKFLRRYAKEEGKQFRRFSSLTATVMSNYDWPGNVRQLQNVIRNICVLHDGKEVLASQLPPPINQLVPEGAIGKDGRHPEEVVTEEQSDTGLNGASQYQIQPLWITEKEAIEHAIDHCDGNIPKAAELLDVSPSTIYRKKQSWEEAEAS
- a CDS encoding helix-turn-helix domain-containing protein, encoding MDIAEVVKASGLSASTLRYYEQQGLIKSSSRKGLRRQFNSKVVEQLAFISLASQAGFSLLEIKPMLTSTGAQVDRAKLNAKADELDKTIKALTTMRDGLRHSAKCKAANHFECPTFRRLLNIASKKSSKPNNKLKQA